The Musa acuminata AAA Group cultivar baxijiao chromosome BXJ3-6, Cavendish_Baxijiao_AAA, whole genome shotgun sequence region CATCCACCAACTTGCTCCACTTTAGAAGCATGACACCATGttgaaggaagaaaaagaaagagaagtggAGCCGACCACTTCCTGCTGTCACAAAGCAGCTGAAGAGGGACTTGAGATGGTGTACATGTAGCGACCACTCAACAAGTACATCATTTAACATGCTTTTAAGGACCTTCGTTCTAATGGAAACCAATACAAGCAACGAGAAAGACGCAGTCTGAGTGATTTAACGTCTAATATGGGAATAGTTTATGTACTTATCTACGACGGGACGAGTGCGGGCTCAGATGTCGCCTGCACCGGGCCGGCGGCTGAGCAAACCCAACGGTCCTGTGCGAGGGAGGCGGACCGTGGCGTCTATGACGGAGCACGTCGCCTTGCAGGAACCGTAGAGGTCGAAGAGCCGGAACCGGTCGGCGATGGTGGTTACCCTCCGTGGAGATGCGTCGGGCACCCCCCAGAGCTCCTCCAGGTCGCCACCGGCGTCGGGGAAGTCCTTGGCGCATAGGGCGAGCGCCGCCGCGAACGGGTCGGCGGCGGCTAACCGCGCCGCGGAGCGCTTCTTTCGCGGGATGGGGAGGTCGGAGTGGGAGCGGACCGGGGGAGGGAGCGGGAGAAGGCGGTGGTCGGCGGCGTCCTCGGCTGCGGCGGCCTGGGAGAGGGCTTTGGGGATGCCGGGCCGCTGCTCCCAGGAGAATGGGACGGCGGAGAAGCGAGGGGAGGTGGAGGCGGAGCTGGAGAAGGAACGGGACCGGGAACTGGTCCGGGCGCGGGGTTCCTCCGGGGATCCAGCCGCGGAGTCGGTGGGGTTCTTCGGTGACGGCAGTGTTTCCTCCATCGTCGACTCCCACTCCCCAGAAGATAAGACGGCAGGCGAAGAGAGGAGAGACGAAAGGTTCGTCATCGTGCTCTTCTGCCGCGATccgactcctctctctctctctctctccctcgtgTGACCGTGTTCTCAACGACGTCTAAATAATGGACTTGGAACGGAGGAACTCAATTCGATTGGCGAGTCGAGAGGACGCATCAGCACCGTCGGATTACGTCAAGATAGAATCATAAAGCGGAAGGGGTATTGGCGCGCGTGGCGAGTGGTGGTATCATTATTTGGAACGCGACATGACAACGGAAGAGAGGGAGTGGAGACTGGCAGCGTGTCACTCTCATTCTTCTATTCATAAGAGACCACTGTTCTCTCTCTACATGTTTGGCAGAAGGACAGCACAATTCATGCTTGAGGCTTTACAAAATACTTGTCTTTCCCCCCCCCAAAAAATTTGTCTATAGAGTGTATGAATGCATGATTCATATGATTAATCATGTCGGCATGTTTCCCCTTTATTAGAATGTACATGATGTCCACGGTATGATGATTCATATATTCTCCTAGAAATCTATGAATCGTCACATAAGATTGTCAAAAGATACACTCAATCCATGGAATTTAGGCCAAAGATGTTGACAATTTGACATGACACCACATTCTCTCTTTGATCAATACCAACAAAAGGTATCCAAGTGGCAAATCACTTCCTTCTACGCCACAGCAGACGAATCAAACCCCCGTCGACGATAACATCAGACGGCAAAAACAGTAAGCATAAAGGAACAGACAAAGACCTATACTGGCTCAAGAACACTCCAATTCACCTTTCTCCTTTGATTCTATGAATACGAAGCCATCTTTGTTGACCACCATTGCCTGCATCGGCTACTTGGCAGCCTGAGTTGCACAACAATATCTGCTTCTAGTTTCCTGTGGCTGTGTGAACTTTAAGGTCCACCACCGCAGTCAAGTAATGATTTCTGGCTGCAGGCAGCTCTTGGTTGCTGCAATCGGTAGtgaagcagcggccacaggctttGAGAGCCCCAGCACGTCTCCTGCATGAGAGACGATGGTTTTCTTGCTCTTACTTGAGCTCTTACTTGAGCTCTCTCTTCTTATAATATGACGTATATGAGCATGAAAAGCTCAAGAAtcatttaaagaaaacaaataACAGAATATAAGATACAATGTTATACCAAAATTGCAGCAAAGAATCAATCTCCACTTGAACAGTAGAagtataagatgggctcacatctgGAACAGTCATCTAAGCCTCAGTTGAGAAAGGATAAGTGGTCCTTTTAATACTGTTGTTAATGTCATCTATTCATTGCTTGAATTCTCGTATTGCCTAAAGTATGTTCAACCAAATCGATAAGACtcttaagagttttttttttatttgttaacaTTGGAAAGGAAAAAATTAGTCTTAAGCTTCTTAATTGGGATTGCATTACTAGCCCTAAGGTGGAGGGGGGCTGTGGCATCCATAACTCTCATTCTTATCAAAATGATCCTTTTTATCCTTAACAGATCTAATCTTTTATGAGAGAATAATATCATTCAGAGGAATTGATATTGGGAACCCAACATACACTCAGTTATTTTTTTTGGTCTTGCACATGTGTTTCTAATATAGGAtaactttaaaaaaaatatagtaaataAGATACAAATAGATATGTGACATGATCCTCCGATCTTGATGTATCCTCGAGAGATAGTCTACTTTTTTTGACATTCACGAAAGAAAACAGTTTGAtaggattttaaattttttcaacTATGGTTACAATGTATCACCCGATTTTATTGGTTTCGATATGGATTTTGTTATTATAAAATAAGAATCACActattatatgaaataaatttaatgTCAAAATTTGAAATCAACTAACTATATATCAAAATTAGGATGCATAacttttaataatatttagaatACCTTTATTTCATTCATAAAACATATTCGATCCATAaaaatgtaataataataatttgtaaAGAGAACgtccttctctcttctttttatctttttacaATATCATTATGGATAATGAAATAGGGACTAAAGAAAGATAAAAATAGATCTATTATCTTGTGTTATATTATATTGTATATTGTGTATAGTTCTTAGGAGGTTCTAGAAAACTAAATTCTCTAAGACTCAATCAATATATCATTTCCGAGATAATCATAGTCACCCTTAAGTTCTATCTTTccatctcaaataatttcatacaTTAAGATCATATCGTAATAACAAAGACGTTAATAATATTTTTCCTTAACATAAGAGTATTTATTATGTACACAACGCCAACCAACTTCTGCTTGCGTATCAGCATGCTCTGATAGCCGAAACATCTCAAGTCCAAGTCCAGCACAAACCAAGTCCTCTTAGAGTATGTCCTCGAGACATTGTTCACTGCAAGAATACGAGGCATTTTAACTGTCATTAATCATATACTACTTTGTATTATTGTGATGAGAACTTCTGTGATTTGAGGGAATTATAGCTGGAAAGTCTCAGCGCGGTATGGAATTGGAGATTAATAACGTGTATTCCTCTTTAGTGCGAGTACGGGTTGGGATTTTTCTTATTGGATCGCACCCAAAAGTTTGGGTTCGACTAAATCCGAGTTTGGTCAAATTAGAAGGAGACGGTCGGATCGGAATCAGATTGGGTTGCGTTGGGTCACAAATACGGTCCAATTAAAATCTATCTCACGTTATCGGATCGGAGTCTTATTGCGTTGTCGCTCCAATTAAAATCTCTCTCACGGTATCGGATCGGATCCGGGTCTGTGTAGAGGATCGGTTTTGCTGGTCCGATTACGCACGGATCTCAAAGCAAATCCAACGATGCTCTGCGTCCGCTCAGCTATGATATGGCAAGCATGCATGCATAAATCCATATATACATCCATACATCGGCATACATATTCTATATGTATAGGTTTGTCATAGGAGAACGAGCGCCGCCGGAAGTCTCCAGGAGAGGAGTCGTCTATCGGGAGTTCCTCGAGAGCCAGACATGGCGTTGAGCCGCGGCATCCGATCCGGGTTGAAGCTTTTGTCGCACTCCGAAGCCGCCCTTCCCAGATCAGGCGGGTCTATTCTCCCCCCTCTgaatcttcttggttggttcgctTGATTTAGGGCTTAAATCCCATCGATCTGTTCGGAATCCTGATGTGATGTGGGGTTCTCCGCGGTTCAACCTAGTCGTGGTGCCTGATATGTTCCTATCCTTTGATCGGTTGCTTATTATCTTATTATTCTTTTCGATCTACGTTACGGAAAGaatctgatgatcgaaaggtggcCTATTGCTGCTCTTGATCGCCTGCGGTGGCGTGATTGTTTTGATCCCCATTCGTGCCCTTTATTTGGTTACTTTGCGAAAGATAACGGAGTTTTGTTGGTTCACAAGTTGAAGGTAGGGAAGAGGATGGAACTTAGAAACCATGAGTGTGTTATATGCTTTTTGATGTTAATTTTTGGATCTAAATGTTGTAAACTCATTCGATGGTATCATCCAGCTAGGGAAATATTCAATATTGCTTCA contains the following coding sequences:
- the LOC135639481 gene encoding uncharacterized protein LOC135639481 produces the protein MTNLSSLLSSPAVLSSGEWESTMEETLPSPKNPTDSAAGSPEEPRARTSSRSRSFSSSASTSPRFSAVPFSWEQRPGIPKALSQAAAAEDAADHRLLPLPPPVRSHSDLPIPRKKRSAARLAAADPFAAALALCAKDFPDAGGDLEELWGVPDASPRRVTTIADRFRLFDLYGSCKATCSVIDATVRLPRTGPLGLLSRRPGAGDI